In one Bufo gargarizans isolate SCDJY-AF-19 chromosome 11, ASM1485885v1, whole genome shotgun sequence genomic region, the following are encoded:
- the LOC122921373 gene encoding serum amyloid P-component-like — protein MTESIMFSILSGLRYDYFFSILGGGPDANTGLIWVEGQRVDVNFPTDDTRSSRSICLSWDSPNGAMVLWVNGKITEKKQFKKEGIKYIDPRIFIGPGQIFLGGKPMLEVGEVTDVHVWNRVLNPQDIEDYYHNKKGKVGNIINWRALKYDGSEGDFIIGPFRCKS, from the coding sequence ATGACTGAGAGCATCATGTTCAGTATCCTGAGTGGACTCCGATACGACTATTTCTTTAGCATTCTTGGTGGAGGTCCTGATGCCAACACTGGTCTTATTTGGGTGGAAGGACAAAGAGTGGATGTTAATTTTCCAACTGATGACACAAGGTCAAGTAGAAGTATCTGTCTGAGTTGGGATTCTCCTAATGGTGCAATGGTGCTCTGGGTCAATGGAAAGATAACTGAGAAGAAACAATTTAAGAAGGAAGGAATAAAGTACATCGATCCTAGGATATTTATTGGACCAGGACAAATTTTCCTAGGTGGTAAACCAATGTTAGAAGTGGGGGAGGTCACAGATGTCCATGTGTGGAACAGAGTGCTGAATCCACAGGATATTGAGGATTATTATCATAATAAGAAAGGAAAAGTTGGTAACATAATTAATTGGAGGGCTCTAAAATATGATGGATCTGAAGGGGATTTCATCATTGGTCCATTTCGGTGTAAATCTTAG